In Mangifera indica cultivar Alphonso chromosome 7, CATAS_Mindica_2.1, whole genome shotgun sequence, the genomic window cCATAACATTCAAACCAATTCCTAAACTAAAAGCTTAACCCAACCAATCTCTAACTCTCATTCACAATGTCTCATACTTGAAACCCAAAATCACCCACCAATTCAattgaatacaatttttttctgcATCTCTAACCTTTTAACTAATTCCTAAACTAAACCCTCAACTCAGCCTATATCTAACTCTCATCTGTATTATCTCATTCTCTAATTCTTATTTACTGTATTTCATACTTAAAGCCTGAAATCAACCAAGAAACATCATTacatttaattcttaaaatcaatattaaccTTAAATTGTGTTGATATTTAATGCTACAATTATTGTGAATTGTTATTGTGTCGGTTTACTTGTAATATATACATTGCTATAATATGTTATTCTAAGTTGGCAAACAATTTTCGGGATTTAAAGATACATAAATCTGGAAAAACAATGTGAAAACCACAAAACGATGTCCCAAATTGAgtacttaatttttttcccagGGGATTTATGCAGTTTTTTTCACAGAACAATGGAGAATTACAAAAACCCCTTGAATAGTGGAAAACTACAATCTCTTTTTACAAATCTAGTATTGGTCAAGATTTTACGTGACATGTCTAGTTTTTATGTGGgtcacataaaaaattataggagaaaaaatttctaatttgtaaaacattacaaaaagtcctttaaactcttaattgcataaaaaaaactaagaaaaaactttaaactCGAAATCATActttatgaagaaaaaaaaaaaaaaggtggtcTCAATGTGTAGGGtttactataatttattattatatatacatgcCTTTTTAGGGTATAGGGTCAAGCTTCCATACCTAgctttaatacaaaaattaaaaaaggtatGAGGATTAAAGTTTAAGGTTTTGTAAAGTAGGGTTTAGAGTTTTTTATACACATTTTCTAATGCTCTAGCATACTTTGACATTTTAGTACTAACTTAATTAGGGCAAGTGGTATCATACACATAGTATTTTTCCCCAAGTTAGTACTAAAGCTTTATAGTATGCTAGTGCACTACTTTACAACACAAGACACTTTTCTTGTATCAAAGTTAGGAATGGAAGTTTAACCCCACactatttaatttgatataatgttAGATACAATGCTGGAATCGGTGAAATGTTTAATTCATGTATGCTTATTTTATGATATAGTGGCTAAAATGATTTAATGTTTCACTTATATGTAAATGTCATCGACAAATTCATATACTCGACTATGTTAcccttaaatttatattataaactatataCGTAAATCAAAACACTGCATATGTGTcgtaaatataaatgaattatatattgcTAGCTAGTACACTAGTATAATACTTCATCTTAAGTTAGTTCGAATATCACACATATGATGCTCTTGTTGTTTGGCAATTGTTATCTGATCTTTTATCttgatcaataaaactataataaaattatgtgtatctattttgaatacacaaatagatacatattttatatgtatcatcatgtgattgagtgattttaaattaagaataaagtaacacataatcatgtaatgacacatataaatatatatctatttgtgtactcaaagtggtacgtatagtattgctcataaaactatatacataaataatgtgcaCGAACAAtttatatcatcatgtaattggatgttgttttatctttaatttaaaattctttgtGTATAAATCTATCTTAATAGTGCTGACAAATGAAAATAGAGAGtagtaaaattgaattttacaaaaatttctCTGAAAAATTATggtagaaaatatatattaatggtCATtacagagagagagacagaTCAGCAAAAGCAAAATGGAGAAGATGATAATGATTCCGTTAAAACGATGGAAACCGAAAGTTTCTCCAAATGAATCACCGGAATGGAATCCAATTCCGTTAAAGACAAATGAGAAAGGTATAAGTTTTGTGAAACACAAACTAAAGattacaaaaagataaataacataaaaataaattaattaaaacagtATGGTCCTCTCTAACGTACGCTCTTCCCTTATCCTACACCCATATGCTCTCCGTAAACCGTTTAGTTAGTTATTTCATCCACCAGTTGGAGCTCCTTACAGTCCATGCCACGATGCCACGACgtcgttttttattttaaaagaagcTCGTATTGTTATTTGACGTGCTCCAAGGCGACCGTCCGTTATTGCCCTTCTTCCTAGTCTTCTTCGTTGGACCCGACCCGCAGACAATGGAACATTCACATCCGCACATTTTACCAAAGCAAGAAAACAACCCGGGACTGTTGCCACCATCAGTGTGCCTCCGACTGTGCCTGCCCGTTGATTTTCCACCGCCGATACCGGTGGTACTGGATGGAAAACTCGACTCGTATAATGGTGGCAGTTCCATCCTCCAACGCGCCAGCTTCGATTGAAGTCCTTCAACGCTGCTCTCTATCTCCCATCCTGAATTTCCCAAACTATCCTCGTCGTACATTTTCAACAGTTTCTCCTTGGCCTTGGCCGCCGCCACCTCCGACGCGGACGGACCTAACTCGGATTCTGACAATGTTGTCGCGCCTTCGaaagttttagatttattcGGGGCAGGAGGAGTTTTAAACGGGGATCCAGGGTGTTTCTTGGGTGTTGGTGCAAACTTCTTGGGCAGGTCTGATGAATCAGACCCGCTTACCGCTGAACCAGCTGGTTTTCCAGGCTTGTTCTTCTTTACCGGGTCCGCAACTCCCACAGCGCTGCCTAATAGactttcttttccatttttacccttaattgGAATAACATCCGACCCGCTAACAACCGACCCAGATTCACCCATATTCGGAACTCCCTTGATGTTTTTCTTGGTTTCGTTGACCAGTTCAACCAGTGACCCGCCCTTTGCGAGCCGCCCTCGGGTTTTTTTAGCCAAATCTGACCCGGGCATGGAACTTGAATCGCTTTTAGTCCGACGTAATTCGGTTTCCCATCGGGAAACGAGAACGAATTTTGATTATTACTGGCAGCGCCAGTGTTTGGATTATTCTGAAATGGATCCTCCTCGCCCATCAAATGCCGGTACCCAACGGCGGAGCTAAGTTGTGTATACAACGGCAAGCTACGCATGGAACTATCAAGGAGAGCCAATCCGATGTTCAAGATCCCCTGAGGTCTCCCCGATGGACGGCGAACTTGCAGCGCCACGAATCTCATTCCCAACTGCATATGATTCGGCTGACGGTGCGAACTGACTAGGTTTCCGACTAAAACACGGACGGTGCCGACGTGAATGTCGCGGAACCAATGTAAAGCATAGATTTCAATCATGACAGCCGACATTTCGTTTCGAAGAAACGCCTCGTCAACTCGAAAAACAAATTTATCGTTCCATGTAGGGTTGTCGCGGCCGTTCGCATCCACACGTGTGGAGAGTTTGCGGTCGGAATGAACCCAGGCGATGGCGTAGGTTCGCATGGAGCGCGAGACAGGGTACAAGTCTTGTGCAGAAATGACGTTGAGTTCGAGAAGGTGAAACGGAGCAAGAATTTTGGACGACATGgtggtataaattattattattattataattattaacgTTTGAGGTGAATGGAAGATCAACCCCCAGACTCGCCGACCGGACAACACGAGGGAGCCGGCTGGCGTGAAAGGGGGAAGATATGGTAAGGGGGAGAGAAAATTGATTATGAGAGATAAATGAAATGTTGACTGTGTTAAAATGGCATGGCGATTGGTTCGTTAGAATCTCATCACTGTTTTTGGTATTCTTTATGTGGTTGTTTTTGGTCAGGAAGATTGGATGGTAAAATATGATTAGATTTGTGCAGTGTAATTTGGTAACAATTAGCCTGTactatataatcaaatatatataattagcaTTTTCCACTCCCCTGTTATTTTCCCACACTTTAcaacctaattttaaatttttattgtcaCTTGACAGTTTTAATTAATCGAAATAAAATTTTCCGTCTTCTCTCTTAGTTGAGAAGAGACGAAAATGATTATCCGCAAAAAAATCAAGACAATCTTCATCTCTTTATCAAAGACGAGACAAGATACATTATCTTTATCTCTTCTTTAACAAAGAAATGAGACatgttttttcacttttcatCATTTGCTAAAGAGAAAAGTTattgaaaggagaaaaagataaagatggtGGTTATTGTCATCatcagagaaagaagaaaaaaacctctaggaatacattattttattttaatttaaacgaTGTGGAAGGAATAttgtttaacaaaaaaaaatttggcctACCAAAATCGTATAACTAATGTGGTACTCCAAATCAATTCATTAATTTACATTGTagttaaattcattaatttttagaatattttgacTTAGTAAAGCTAGAGCTTAtgtataattgtttaatatatttgtcaaatttgaatcatGGCTAAAGAAAACGAATTAAAAATTGCATGTTGTagtaaaggttttttttttttttttcaaaagtaaaaatgaTTATAAACAAGAAACAGAAAGGcctctaaaaaaatattttgggaGCAATCAAAACTCACCCTTCCTTATTTATGGAAGGGGTGGCCATCGCATAAAAAACCAGACAAAGTCCGCAGCGAGACAAACACTACGTCATCTTTTCTTAAAAGAATTATACCTAATTTATACATCTGAAACTTTACAAAACAGTGAGCCTGTCCAAAGAGAATAGCCCCgtataaaacatatttatcaaAAGAAGCAAAAGGCCAAGTAAGAAGAGATTTACTGTGCCAAGGCATCCATCCATAGTTGGATGGGAGAACTGGAAAGGAATCTGCAGCAACCCGCAGAATTTTGCAGCAAAAAGGGAGGACTGGAGACAGGAGCAAACAGATGGAGAATCATCCTGTACAGGAAAAATCCGGGCTGAGGACCATCCATGAACTACAACAAGATGCAAGGACACCCTCCAGCAGGATACTACAGCAACTAAGCAGCACCCTGCAGATGCGCACATGCAAAAGGGATCATCATGTAAAGGTTGATCTGTCGATGAACGTAGTCTTTCTTAGACAGATTTGTACGCATGATTTTTGTTGTATTGTGGTAGCTATGGACGTACCATAATGTCGCAGCATTCTGAGATATGGTAGAAGTAAATTGTGGTGGAAATATGTTATAGTATTTTGAAGAATCATTAATTTTCACTTCGACAGGTTTAATGGAATCATTTAAAGAATCAAGTTTAGCTGTTAGATGAACACCGATGGAGCAAACTCAAATCCTATTCCATCAAGTGTATCTTTCTAAGAGATTCCTCGCCTATATTTGGGGATACTCCTATCCTCTGCACGATCTCCAAAAATTCCCAAATTCGGTTTCGGTGTCTAAATTTGGTAACCGGGGAGTTTGACCCGTGAAAGCGAGAAATTAACAGAGCGGATGAAAATTAGATGAGGGGAAAGAAGATCACGGTGGCGCTGACACCGAAGCAATTCAACCTACACTTGGCACTTCCTGTTCTCCACCCCACccaaaaacaagaacaaatcAAACCATTACAAATACCAAACTGCCATTTCTGAACCCACTTCTTTCTACCTTGTTTCTaacatttttaacaaaaatcattTGTCCATGAATTTGATTTGCCAGCATTCTTAAAGGGCACGAAAGGTGATGTTCTCATTTCTTCGTTATAGAGCCTTCCTGATTAACTTCATGCAgatatattattcataataagTTTACATGTTTTATGTATATGTTTCTTAATTCTTCACAAGGTGGCGCCTTCACATTTAGGCTTACCATATTAGTAATGGCTATCTTTTGTTTGTTGGAAACAGGGAGTCTTGTTCCTATTTTGAGAGAAACTAGAGaagttttcataaaaaaagTACAGCAGAGTTGAATAGAAAGAAACTGGGTGATTTAATTTGATCTTGCAATATTTGCCCGCTTGCTTTCCAGTCTCATAAATTCGACTACCCAGAAGAAGTCTTTGCGTAATCTATATAACACTTACTCAATGTTGAGGAGTGCGCCATCTTTTTGCATATTTAATGGTTGAAGATGGAAAAAAGAATGGCCAACAAGATGTTCAAAATGAAGAGCCATTGATGAGAATTGTTACGATTGCAGATTACATCCATGGAGCTGAAGACTGCTATCATCGGCTACATTAGCAGATCCTGGAGATGCTGAAACTTTGATGTAGCATGCTAAACTGGTTGACATCTCCGAAATGAatcctttttattatatttcatctCAGCAATATTATTGGAGCTTATGCATGTTTCCTCTGGGAAATAGTTGAGGATCAGGAAGACGATGGAGCACAAAAGATCACAATGAGTCACTTATTTTCCGGTGAGGAGCAATTTGTTTTGTGAATTCTTATCTGACTCTATTTGGGTCCTAAGTGTACATGATATTGCTTTAAAATTCTATAGCTGTGTCGTTGATACCATGAACATACAATGTGTCTCAACTTTGGACCTTAGTGGCCTATTTTTCCCTTTGCTTTCAGCAATGCTCTTGCGGCATGTGCTAGTTTTATCTGGCAAATTGTAGAAGATGATTGAAGCCAACAAGATGATTTCCAGGCACCACTCCATGAAGGAGCTGTGGTAGCAGCTAATTCTTAAGCCAGAATGATAAAAGCCATATGCAATCAGAAGCTTAAGGCTTCTCAAATGCCTCTAATTACAGAAAAGTGATCAAAGCCCGgtaagtgaaaaataaatagcAATTATATTATGTTTCAATGAAAGTTTATGCCAGTGGCTCTCATTAGAGATGGTTGTATTGTAGATTTGAACATAGtgacataaattaataaataaataaatcaaactcaagtagTTCCATCAATCAGATAATGACTAACAGGATTTACTTTATATGTCTCAACTGAACTGATTTGTATCACTATATGGTTCCTGAATTGAAAAAGGGTGGTTGTATGCACTGCTGGACCCAAAACGTTTAATCTCTCCTTTGTTATTGAATCTAGAATGTTTACTCTGATAAATTCTGCCCACTTCTTAATACTTGGTGACCTGAGAATCCTCTTTCTTGGCGGGGACCCGGTCTATAAAAACCATTTCCTCTCGGTCTGTTGTACTCTCGGTCAACCCCATCATAACCACCTCCCCGACCATAACTTCGAGAGCCAAAACGCCCCCTTGGGGCATCTGTCGTATAGCTTCCCCGGCCTCTCCCTCTCCCTATACAGAATTGCCTTgtcataaaaaacataaaaaagaaagtaTCCTCTAAATAACTCGATCTTAAGGGGCAGTAAGAAACGGAGCTTTTGGTCATTCATGATTACATGGTAGTTATCAAGAGACTAAACTGAAAAGAAAGATTGACCAAAAGGCAACAATAAAAGTAACATTGACTGAGAAGTCACTCCTGTTAGTCTGACTAGATCTAGAATATGTGTATGCAGACCATTTCATAAACATTGATAAtaatgagaaaagaaagaaaggcatACTTCCTCCTCGCGATGGTATATTGCTATTTGGTCTCCGCTCTTCAATATATACCTGTTGCCCAGCAACTTGTGCAGATCCCACCTGCataaatataatcagaatacaTGGCTAAATTAATACACAAAATCCAGAAGGATCAAAGCCAAAAACTATACATAATgagaaaatttatatacaatcaCAATAAACAAGTCAACTGAAGAATGGCCTGATGAAACCAGAAATTGATAGGACTGACCAAAAAAGCCACCATGAAAGTGGAAAATTACAAAGTAAAACTGGTTCTTAAATGGTGTGAGATCATATAAGCTGGCAGCAAAGATCAAGAGAAGCAACTACAGGATATAGTGTACATGTGTTATGCAGTAGGTACACTCCAGGTATGTATGGATTTCAAGTCTTTATCTTGAACTAAATATTCCTTACTATGTTTGGAAAAGTCAAGAATTTCCAGTTGCATGTTAATTTAAAAGTAGATCAGTTGCAATCTTGGAATTAATAGACCTAGTAAACTATTTCTTAAGACAGAAAAGGGAGTTGCAAAGATGCTGCATTATGTATACAGACCTTGACTGCATTGTAAACGCCAGATATATCCTCAAATTCAACAAACGCATAGCAGACACCCACATCCTGCAAATAAAACAACTTATTTTTAAGACTATTCCCTTAAGAAAAGAGGTGTTGCAACACAGGAAATTGTTGGACAGGAATGAACCTTGCGACTCCGGATTACCACACCCTCAGAACTGAGTTCACCAAACTTCTTAAATTCCTCCGCAATTTCAGATTCAGACACATTTGGAGGCAAGTTTCTCACATAAACAGACTTTATCTCTTCTGAAATTATACACACAGATCAAATCAAATGATAATAGCAATGCATTTAGAGATATACGCAGTTGAagcaaataaactttttttttttaaatctttcaatatatataattattgaagaGAAACAGTTCCAATTATTGTAACAATACATTGtattgaattatgaaaatatcattGATTCTTACACAATATTTATAGTACCTATACTACAAATAAGATGCATAGTTAGAGAAGTTTAGAGATTACCTTCATCCTCAACAGCCGAAACCTCTCCTGTTTCCGCTCCTGACTTTTCATACACATTTGACAATACAGCTACTTGCTGAATGGTTGGTTCAGAAATATGATTCCAATCAGAATACGGTGGTACATTCTTGTTAGCAGTAGGCTGAGAAGCAGATTGTCCCTTAGCAACCCTTAACTACCAACATCGATAAGCAGCAGAAAGAGagagtaaagaaaaaataagttagTACAAGATATGAGCAAATTTCTCATTCAAAAGAAATTTAGTCactcataatttaataaaagaattttaaaaaaatcaaagtaacAAGTATTTAGTCAATACAATAGATGCATAAGTGTGCTTTTGGGTCTCTCCAATAGGTTCCTCGACAGAAGCAACAGAAGCTGGCAAATGATCTTGTACAGCATTCACTGTATTTTGAAGTAAGCCATTGAACTCTTCAGCAGAGTTGTCCTCCAGAATATTTTCAGACTCAGCTAGTGGCTGCACCCGCTGCTCATGGAAACCATAAATATCAAATAGACCATTTTCTTTGACAGCTACAGGAGCCACATAATCTCTTGCCTGGATTTCGCCACTCATTAAATAGCTTGCTCCTGCAAAATGCAACGATATtcttttcacaaaaaaaaatcacagtACACATATTTTTCAACCTAacatttgtgagaaaaagagattTGATCATCAGATTTGTCAATTAGGTTATACAGGCACCTGGTTCTGGAATTGTTGCAGAAGCATTATGTTTGG contains:
- the LOC123219884 gene encoding nuclear transport factor 2-like isoform X2 encodes the protein MASPFPIPFTAAQVGTYFVGQYYRVLQQQPDYVHHFYSDASTMLRIDGNTRDTATDIMHIHQLIMSLNFTGIEVKTAHSLESWNGGVLVMVSGSVQVKDFSGRRKFMQTFFLAPQEKGFFVLNDIFHIIEEEPIHHHPAAFLAQSNLDSKHNASATIPEPGASYLMSGEIQARDYVAPVAVKENGLFDIYGFHEQRVQPLAESENILEDNSAEEFNGLLQNTVNAVQDHLPASVASVEEPIGETQKHTYASILRVAKGQSASQPTANKNVPPYSDWNHISEPTIQQVAVLSNVYEKSGAETGEVSAVEDEEIKSVYVRNLPPNVSESEIAEEFKKFGELSSEGVVIRSRKDVGVCYAFVEFEDISGVYNAVKVGSAQVAGQQVYIEERRPNSNIPSRGGRRGRGRGSYTTDAPRGRFGSRSYGRGGGYDGVDREYNRPRGNGFYRPGPRQERGFSGHQVLRSGQNLSE
- the LOC123219884 gene encoding nuclear transport factor 2-like isoform X1, which gives rise to MASPFPIPFTAAQVGTYFVGQYYRVLQQQPDYVHHFYSDASTMLRIDGNTRDTATDIMHIHQLIMSLNFTGIEVKTAHSLESWNGGVLVMVSGSVQVKDFSGRRKFMQTFFLAPQEKGFFVLNDIFHIIEEEPIHHHPAAFLAQSNLDSKHNASATIPEPGASYLMSGEIQARDYVAPVAVKENGLFDIYGFHEQRVQPLAESENILEDNSAEEFNGLLQNTVNAVQDHLPASVASVEEPIGETQKHTYASILRVAKGQSASQPTANKNVPPYSDWNHISEPTIQQVAVLSNVYEKSGAETGEVSAVEDEEEIKSVYVRNLPPNVSESEIAEEFKKFGELSSEGVVIRSRKDVGVCYAFVEFEDISGVYNAVKVGSAQVAGQQVYIEERRPNSNIPSRGGRRGRGRGSYTTDAPRGRFGSRSYGRGGGYDGVDREYNRPRGNGFYRPGPRQERGFSGHQVLRSGQNLSE